One part of the Peromyscus leucopus breed LL Stock chromosome 19, UCI_PerLeu_2.1, whole genome shotgun sequence genome encodes these proteins:
- the Fam170a gene encoding protein FAM170A isoform X2 yields MKRRQKRKHLEIEESQEGDEEARGISKSQEDISQPESTGVAKAQSPGVGEVSSASEYFSCVSSPHKLIHRRTRKLHQDSSKPRSSRDQVPEGVATNNPSQHASSSCPSYKTCVSSLCTNRKGKGMKIYYMKVKMKKGVAISWETKETSESPEKQPRMEEATLPEGVWVGAPPSDVSTRNLLSDSEPSGEEKEHEEKPESDSPPASPTVEERPRAKTPDWLVTMETGLRCMACCRVFTTMENLQEHVQFGIREGFSCHVFHLTMAQLIGNAESESIQEEEEDNAEEKERSKEKTSEEQQSTEEDGAKKPWSQCPGCMFDSPKDRRRRKDHPDSSGSRQNATCVKGDEKSNTQSNT; encoded by the exons ATGAAACGACGACAAAAGAGGAAACATCTGGAAATTGAAGAGTCCCAGGAAGGTGATGAAGAGGCAAGAG GAATTTCAAAGTCACAAGAGGATATCTCCCAGCCTGAATCTACTGGAGTGGCCAAAGCCCAAAGCCCAGGGGTAGGGGAGGTCTCCTCTGCCTCAGAATACTTCTCCTGTGTTTCTTCTCCACACAAGCTCATCCATCGTA GAACCCGGAAACTACATCAAGACAGCTCCAAGCCTAGATCATCCCGAGACCAGGTTCCAGAAGGAGTGGCGACGAACAACCCCTCACAGCACGCCTCCTCATCCTGTCCATCCTACAAGACTTGTGTGTCCTCTCTGTGTACAaacagaaaggggaaggggaTGAAAATATACTACATGAAGGTGAAAATGAAAAAAGGTGTGGCCATCTCCTGGGAAACGAAGGAAACCTCAGAGTCCCCAGAGAAGCAGCCAAGGATGGAAGAAGCCACCCTCCCCGAGGGTGTGTGGGTAGGTGCTCCACCCTCTGATGTGTCCACCAGAAACCTCCTGTCAGACAGTGAACCcagtggggaagagaaagaacatgaagaaaagCCAGAGTCAGACAGCCCACCAGCGTCACCCACGGTGGAAGAGAGACCCAGGGCCAAGACTCCTGACTGGCTGGTGACCATGGAGACTGGCTTAAGGTGCATGGCCTGTTGTAGAGTCTTTACCACCATGGAGAACCTCCAAGAGCACGTGCAGTTTGGGATCCGGGAGGGCTTCAGCTGCCACGTCTTCCACCTCACCATGGCGCAGCTGATAGGCAATGCGGAATCAGAGAgcatccaggaggaggaagaagacaacgctgaggagaaagagagaagcaaggaAAAGACGTCGGAAGAGCAGCAGTCCACAGAGGAAGACGGGGCGAAGAAACCCTGGAGCCAGTGTCCAGGCTGTATGTTTGATTCTCCAAAGGACAGAA gaagaagaaaggaccaCCCAGACAGCAGCGGAAGCAGACAGAACGCCACTTGTGTAAAGGGAGACGAAAAGAGCAACACTCAGTCCAACACATAA
- the Fam170a gene encoding protein FAM170A isoform X1: MKRRQKRKHLEIEESQEGDEEARGISKSQEDISQPESTGVAKAQSPGVGEVSSASEYFSCVSSPHKLIHRSKGTRKLHQDSSKPRSSRDQVPEGVATNNPSQHASSSCPSYKTCVSSLCTNRKGKGMKIYYMKVKMKKGVAISWETKETSESPEKQPRMEEATLPEGVWVGAPPSDVSTRNLLSDSEPSGEEKEHEEKPESDSPPASPTVEERPRAKTPDWLVTMETGLRCMACCRVFTTMENLQEHVQFGIREGFSCHVFHLTMAQLIGNAESESIQEEEEDNAEEKERSKEKTSEEQQSTEEDGAKKPWSQCPGCMFDSPKDRRRRKDHPDSSGSRQNATCVKGDEKSNTQSNT; this comes from the exons ATGAAACGACGACAAAAGAGGAAACATCTGGAAATTGAAGAGTCCCAGGAAGGTGATGAAGAGGCAAGAG GAATTTCAAAGTCACAAGAGGATATCTCCCAGCCTGAATCTACTGGAGTGGCCAAAGCCCAAAGCCCAGGGGTAGGGGAGGTCTCCTCTGCCTCAGAATACTTCTCCTGTGTTTCTTCTCCACACAAGCTCATCCATCGTAGTAAGG GAACCCGGAAACTACATCAAGACAGCTCCAAGCCTAGATCATCCCGAGACCAGGTTCCAGAAGGAGTGGCGACGAACAACCCCTCACAGCACGCCTCCTCATCCTGTCCATCCTACAAGACTTGTGTGTCCTCTCTGTGTACAaacagaaaggggaaggggaTGAAAATATACTACATGAAGGTGAAAATGAAAAAAGGTGTGGCCATCTCCTGGGAAACGAAGGAAACCTCAGAGTCCCCAGAGAAGCAGCCAAGGATGGAAGAAGCCACCCTCCCCGAGGGTGTGTGGGTAGGTGCTCCACCCTCTGATGTGTCCACCAGAAACCTCCTGTCAGACAGTGAACCcagtggggaagagaaagaacatgaagaaaagCCAGAGTCAGACAGCCCACCAGCGTCACCCACGGTGGAAGAGAGACCCAGGGCCAAGACTCCTGACTGGCTGGTGACCATGGAGACTGGCTTAAGGTGCATGGCCTGTTGTAGAGTCTTTACCACCATGGAGAACCTCCAAGAGCACGTGCAGTTTGGGATCCGGGAGGGCTTCAGCTGCCACGTCTTCCACCTCACCATGGCGCAGCTGATAGGCAATGCGGAATCAGAGAgcatccaggaggaggaagaagacaacgctgaggagaaagagagaagcaaggaAAAGACGTCGGAAGAGCAGCAGTCCACAGAGGAAGACGGGGCGAAGAAACCCTGGAGCCAGTGTCCAGGCTGTATGTTTGATTCTCCAAAGGACAGAA gaagaagaaaggaccaCCCAGACAGCAGCGGAAGCAGACAGAACGCCACTTGTGTAAAGGGAGACGAAAAGAGCAACACTCAGTCCAACACATAA
- the Fam170a gene encoding protein FAM170A isoform X3 — translation MKRRQKRKHLEIEESQEGDEEARGISKSQEDISQPESTGVAKAQSPGVGEVSSASEYFSCVSSPHKLIHRSKGTRKLHQDSSKPRSSRDQVPEGVATNNPSQHASSSCPSYKTCVSSLCTNRKGKGMKIYYMKVKMKKGVAISWETKETSESPEKQPRMEEATLPEGVWVGAPPSDVSTRNLLSDSEPSGEEKEHEEKPESDSPPASPTVEERPRAKTPDWLVTMETGLRCMACCRVFTTMENLQEHVQFGIREGFSCHVFHLTMAQLIGNAESESIQEEEEDNAEEKERSKEKTSEEQQSTEEDGAKKPWSQCPG, via the exons ATGAAACGACGACAAAAGAGGAAACATCTGGAAATTGAAGAGTCCCAGGAAGGTGATGAAGAGGCAAGAG GAATTTCAAAGTCACAAGAGGATATCTCCCAGCCTGAATCTACTGGAGTGGCCAAAGCCCAAAGCCCAGGGGTAGGGGAGGTCTCCTCTGCCTCAGAATACTTCTCCTGTGTTTCTTCTCCACACAAGCTCATCCATCGTAGTAAGG GAACCCGGAAACTACATCAAGACAGCTCCAAGCCTAGATCATCCCGAGACCAGGTTCCAGAAGGAGTGGCGACGAACAACCCCTCACAGCACGCCTCCTCATCCTGTCCATCCTACAAGACTTGTGTGTCCTCTCTGTGTACAaacagaaaggggaaggggaTGAAAATATACTACATGAAGGTGAAAATGAAAAAAGGTGTGGCCATCTCCTGGGAAACGAAGGAAACCTCAGAGTCCCCAGAGAAGCAGCCAAGGATGGAAGAAGCCACCCTCCCCGAGGGTGTGTGGGTAGGTGCTCCACCCTCTGATGTGTCCACCAGAAACCTCCTGTCAGACAGTGAACCcagtggggaagagaaagaacatgaagaaaagCCAGAGTCAGACAGCCCACCAGCGTCACCCACGGTGGAAGAGAGACCCAGGGCCAAGACTCCTGACTGGCTGGTGACCATGGAGACTGGCTTAAGGTGCATGGCCTGTTGTAGAGTCTTTACCACCATGGAGAACCTCCAAGAGCACGTGCAGTTTGGGATCCGGGAGGGCTTCAGCTGCCACGTCTTCCACCTCACCATGGCGCAGCTGATAGGCAATGCGGAATCAGAGAgcatccaggaggaggaagaagacaacgctgaggagaaagagagaagcaaggaAAAGACGTCGGAAGAGCAGCAGTCCACAGAGGAAGACGGGGCGAAGAAACCCTGGAGCCAGTGTCCAGGCT ga
- the Fam170a gene encoding protein FAM170A isoform X4 — MKRRQKRKHLEIEESQEGDEEARGTRKLHQDSSKPRSSRDQVPEGVATNNPSQHASSSCPSYKTCVSSLCTNRKGKGMKIYYMKVKMKKGVAISWETKETSESPEKQPRMEEATLPEGVWVGAPPSDVSTRNLLSDSEPSGEEKEHEEKPESDSPPASPTVEERPRAKTPDWLVTMETGLRCMACCRVFTTMENLQEHVQFGIREGFSCHVFHLTMAQLIGNAESESIQEEEEDNAEEKERSKEKTSEEQQSTEEDGAKKPWSQCPGCMFDSPKDRRRRKDHPDSSGSRQNATCVKGDEKSNTQSNT; from the exons ATGAAACGACGACAAAAGAGGAAACATCTGGAAATTGAAGAGTCCCAGGAAGGTGATGAAGAGGCAAGAG GAACCCGGAAACTACATCAAGACAGCTCCAAGCCTAGATCATCCCGAGACCAGGTTCCAGAAGGAGTGGCGACGAACAACCCCTCACAGCACGCCTCCTCATCCTGTCCATCCTACAAGACTTGTGTGTCCTCTCTGTGTACAaacagaaaggggaaggggaTGAAAATATACTACATGAAGGTGAAAATGAAAAAAGGTGTGGCCATCTCCTGGGAAACGAAGGAAACCTCAGAGTCCCCAGAGAAGCAGCCAAGGATGGAAGAAGCCACCCTCCCCGAGGGTGTGTGGGTAGGTGCTCCACCCTCTGATGTGTCCACCAGAAACCTCCTGTCAGACAGTGAACCcagtggggaagagaaagaacatgaagaaaagCCAGAGTCAGACAGCCCACCAGCGTCACCCACGGTGGAAGAGAGACCCAGGGCCAAGACTCCTGACTGGCTGGTGACCATGGAGACTGGCTTAAGGTGCATGGCCTGTTGTAGAGTCTTTACCACCATGGAGAACCTCCAAGAGCACGTGCAGTTTGGGATCCGGGAGGGCTTCAGCTGCCACGTCTTCCACCTCACCATGGCGCAGCTGATAGGCAATGCGGAATCAGAGAgcatccaggaggaggaagaagacaacgctgaggagaaagagagaagcaaggaAAAGACGTCGGAAGAGCAGCAGTCCACAGAGGAAGACGGGGCGAAGAAACCCTGGAGCCAGTGTCCAGGCTGTATGTTTGATTCTCCAAAGGACAGAA gaagaagaaaggaccaCCCAGACAGCAGCGGAAGCAGACAGAACGCCACTTGTGTAAAGGGAGACGAAAAGAGCAACACTCAGTCCAACACATAA
- the Fam170a gene encoding protein FAM170A isoform X5, protein MKRRQKRKHLEIEESQEGDEEARGISKSQEDISQPESTGVAKAQSPGVGEVSSASEYFSCVSSPHKLIHRSKGTRKLHQDSSKPRSSRDQVPEGVATNNPSQHASSSCPSYKTCVSSLCTNRKGKGMKIYYMKVKMKKGVAISWETKETSESPEKQPRMEEATLPEGVWVGAPPSDVSTRNLLSDSEPSGEEKEHEEKPESDSPPASPTVEERPRAKTPDWLVTMETGLRCMACCRVFTTMENLQEHVQFGIREGFSCHVFHLTMAQLIGNAESESIQEEEEDNAEEKERSKEKTSEEQQSTEEDGAKKPWSQCPGCMFDSPKDRTTEIPGLEDPGRWGGLLLGEEEERTTQTAAEADRTPLV, encoded by the exons ATGAAACGACGACAAAAGAGGAAACATCTGGAAATTGAAGAGTCCCAGGAAGGTGATGAAGAGGCAAGAG GAATTTCAAAGTCACAAGAGGATATCTCCCAGCCTGAATCTACTGGAGTGGCCAAAGCCCAAAGCCCAGGGGTAGGGGAGGTCTCCTCTGCCTCAGAATACTTCTCCTGTGTTTCTTCTCCACACAAGCTCATCCATCGTAGTAAGG GAACCCGGAAACTACATCAAGACAGCTCCAAGCCTAGATCATCCCGAGACCAGGTTCCAGAAGGAGTGGCGACGAACAACCCCTCACAGCACGCCTCCTCATCCTGTCCATCCTACAAGACTTGTGTGTCCTCTCTGTGTACAaacagaaaggggaaggggaTGAAAATATACTACATGAAGGTGAAAATGAAAAAAGGTGTGGCCATCTCCTGGGAAACGAAGGAAACCTCAGAGTCCCCAGAGAAGCAGCCAAGGATGGAAGAAGCCACCCTCCCCGAGGGTGTGTGGGTAGGTGCTCCACCCTCTGATGTGTCCACCAGAAACCTCCTGTCAGACAGTGAACCcagtggggaagagaaagaacatgaagaaaagCCAGAGTCAGACAGCCCACCAGCGTCACCCACGGTGGAAGAGAGACCCAGGGCCAAGACTCCTGACTGGCTGGTGACCATGGAGACTGGCTTAAGGTGCATGGCCTGTTGTAGAGTCTTTACCACCATGGAGAACCTCCAAGAGCACGTGCAGTTTGGGATCCGGGAGGGCTTCAGCTGCCACGTCTTCCACCTCACCATGGCGCAGCTGATAGGCAATGCGGAATCAGAGAgcatccaggaggaggaagaagacaacgctgaggagaaagagagaagcaaggaAAAGACGTCGGAAGAGCAGCAGTCCACAGAGGAAGACGGGGCGAAGAAACCCTGGAGCCAGTGTCCAGGCTGTATGTTTGATTCTCCAAAGGACAGAA CAACTGAGATTCCTGGGTTAGAGGATCCTGGAAGATGGGGTGGCCTTCTCTTGGGAGAG gaagaagaaaggaccaCCCAGACAGCAGCGGAAGCAGACAGAACGCCACTTGTGTAA